Proteins from one Monodelphis domestica isolate mMonDom1 chromosome 6, mMonDom1.pri, whole genome shotgun sequence genomic window:
- the SYVN1 gene encoding E3 ubiquitin-protein ligase synoviolin — MFRTAVMMAASLALTGAVVAHAYYLKHQFYPTVVYLTKSSPSMAVLYIQAFVLVFLLGKVMGKVFFGQLRAAEMEHLLERSWYAVTETCLAFTVFRDDFSPRFVALFTLLLFLKCFHWLAEDRVDFMERSPNISWLFHCRIVSLMLLLGALDFLFVNHAYHSILTRGASVQLVFGFEYAILMTMVLTIFIKYVLHSIDLQNENPWDNKAVYMLYTELFTGFIKVLLYMAFMTIMIKVHTFPLFAIRPMYLAMRQFKKAVTDAIMSRRAIRNMNTLYPDATPEELQAMDNVCIICREEMVTGAKRLPCNHIFHTSCLRSWFQRQQTCPTCRMDVLRASLPVQSPPAPEPPEQGPPPAPHQPPIIPPPPNFPQGLLPPFPPGMFPLWPPMGPFPPMPPPSNADVPPSSPSTSANTPRPNGSVSETAPAPGFPFPPPWMGMPLPPPFGFPPMPVPPAGFAGLTPEELQALEGHERQHLEARLQSLRNIHTLLDAAMLQINQYLTVLASLGPPRPPAPASPPEASTMAAAASSSSSIPSSEATPPSPGESPLPPDTAQPQPDTESLGAEELSEDGEPNTVELRRRRLQKLESPASH; from the exons ATGTTCCGCACGGCCGTGATGATGGCGGCCAGCCTGGCGCTGACCGGGGCGGTGGTGGCCCACGCCTACTACCTCAAGCACCAGTTCTACCCCACTGTGGTCTACCTGACCAAGTCCAGCCCGAGCATGGCC GTCCTATACATCCAGGCCTTCGTGCTTGTCTTCCTCCTGGGCAAGGTGATGGGCAAAGTGTTTTTCGGGCAGCTGCGAGCAGCCgagatggag CACCTCTTGGAGCGCTCCTGGTACGCCGTCACAGAGACCTGTCTGGCCTTCACCGTCTTTCGGGATGACTTCAGCCCCCGGTTCGTGGCGCTCTtcaccctcctcctcttcctcaagtGTTTCCACTGGCTGGCTGAGGATCGGGTCGACTTt ATGGAGCGCAGCCCAAACATCTCCTGGCTCTTTCACTGCCGGATTGTCT CCCTCATGCTCCTCCTGGGTGCTCTGGACTTCCTCTTTGTCAATCACGCCTATCACAGCATCCTGACCCGGGGGGCCTCCGTGCAGCTGGTCTTTGGCTTTGAG TACGCCATCCTGATGACGATGGTTCTTACAATCTTCATCAAATATGTTCTGCACTCAATCGATCTCCAGAACGAGAACCCCTGGGACAACAAGGCTGTCTACATGCTCTACACAGAATTGTTCACAG GCTTCATCAAAGTCCTGCTCTACATGGCCTTCATGACCATCATGATCAAGGTGCACACCTTCCCACTCTTTGCCATCCGGCCCATGTACCTGGCCATGAG GCAGTTTAAGAAGGCAGTGACGGATGCGATCATGTCTCGCCGGGCCATCCGAAACATGAACACACT GTACCCAGATGCCACTCCCGAGGAGCTCCAGGCCATGGACAATGTCTGCATCATCTGCAGAGAAGAAATGGTGACTGGAGCCAAGAGGCTTCCCTGCAACCATATCTTCCATACCAG CTGCCTGCGATCCTGGTTCCAGCGGCAGCAAACCTGCCCCACCTGCCGAATGGATGTCCTGCGAGCTTCACTTCCTGTCCAGTCCCCACCAGCCCCAGAGCCTCCTGAGCAGGGCCCTCCCCCTGCTCCACACCAGCCCCCtatcatccccccaccccccaact TTCCCCAAGGCctcctgcctccatttcctcctggGATGTTCCCCTTGTGGCCTCCCATGGGCCCCTTTCCTCCTATGCCTCCCCCCAGCAATGCAGATGTCCCTCCTTCCTCACCTTCCACCTCAG CCAATACCCCTCGGCCCAATGGGTCTGTCTCTGAGACCGCTCCGGCTCCCggctttcccttccctcccccctggaTGGGCATGCCCCTGCCTCCACCATTTG GGTTCCCCCCCATGCCAGTGCCCCCAGCAGGCTTTGCAGGCCTGACTCCTGAGGAGCTGCAGGCCCTGGAGGGCCATGAGCGGCAGCATCTGGAAGCTCGACTCCAAAGCCTTCGAAACATCCACACCCTGCTGGACGCTGCCATGCTGCAGATTAACCAGTACCTCACTGTGCTGGCCTCTCTGGG CCCTCCCCGACCTCCTGCTCCTGCCAGTCCTCCTGAGGCATCTACAATGGCTGCTGCAGCATCCTCTTCCAGCAGCATCCCCAGCTCTGAAGCGACACCCCCCTCCCCAGGAGAGTCCCCACTCCCCCCTGACACAGCACAGCCGCAGCCAGATACAG AGTCTCTTGGGGCAGAGGAGCTGAGTGAAGATGGGGAGCCCAACACGGTCGagctccgccgccgccgcctgcAGAAGCTGGAGTCCCCTGCCTCTCACTGA
- the MRPL49 gene encoding 39S ribosomal protein L49, mitochondrial: MVATAGRHKRRLRAEAPVRQGPAGRAGATKRGARFGRGLAQGKRGGSGWVGRGRAGGLKLAPMMAWEPGAASCLGLPAAPIPDRALTSDTLVLLPPRRRWRREREAGAEGAHVRPNTPGACLRTRTPTSPSTNRSGVQPSGRKSLVRAGADPREGEESRGGVGLLGYRRLREGQGAGLGKRRKSHPLPRKSSCAMAVALAASTLRAGLRAFALRGRPVCGVRWQSQEPFTYPGIVESTEEYAFVERLIPPTVIPEPPKHQSYPTPSGWQPPKDPLPNLPYIVRRSRMHNVPVYTELTHGNRQMTLIRKVEGDIWALQKDVEEFLTPLLGKKPVTQVNEVTGTLRIKGYFDQQLKAWLLEKGF, from the exons ATGGTGGCGACTGCAGGGAGACACAAGCGGCGGCTGAGAGCCGAGGCCCCGGTCAGGCAGGGGCCAGCGGGGAGGGCCGGGGCGACAAAGAGGGGAGCGAGGTTTGGAAGAGGACTGGCCCAGGGGAAGCGAGGGGGCTCGGGCTGGGTGGGTAGAGGCCGGGCCGGAGGCCTGAAGCTGGCCCCGATGATGGCCTGGGAACCCGGGGCTGCCTCGTGCCTCGGCCTCCCCGCTGCCCCGATCCCGGACCGCGCACTTACCTCGGACACGCTCGTCCTGCTTCCGCCGCGGCGAAGATGGAGACGAGAAAGAGAGGCAGGGGCCGAGGGCGCGCACGTTCGTCCCAACACGCCGGGTGCGTGCTTACGCACACGGACGCCTACGTCCCCTTCAACCAATCGGAGCGGAGTACAGCCCAGCGGGAGGAAGTCGCTCGTTCGAGCTGGAGCTGAcccaagggaaggggaagagagcagAGGCGGGGTCGGGCTTCTCGGGTATCGGCGACTGCGCGAGGGGCAGGGGGCGGGGTTAGGGAAGAGGCGGAAGTCCCACCCCCTGCCCAGGAAGAGTAGTTGCGCTATGGCGGTGGCGCTGGCAGCATCTACCCTCAGGGCCGGGCTGAGGGCTTTCGCGCTGCGAGGACGCCCAGTCTGCGGGGTCCGGTGGCAG AGCCAGGAGCCATTTACCTACCCTGGCATAGTGGAGTCCACAGAAGAATATGCATTTGTGGAACGCCTCATCCCACCCACTGTCATCCCAGAGCCCCCCAAACACCAGAGTTACCCCACGCCAAGTGGCTGGCAGCCTCCAAAAG ACCCTCTACCGAACCTCCCCTACATTGTTCGGCGATCCCGGATGCACAACGTTCCAGTCTACACTGAGCTCACACATGGCAACCGACAAATGACTCTGATCCGAAAGGTGGAGGGGGACATTTGG GCCCTGCAGAAAGACGTTGAAGAATTCCTGACCCCACTATTGGGGAAGAAGCCCGTGACACAGGTCAATGAGGTGACTGGGACCCTGCGGATCAAAGGTTACTTTGACCAACAGCTCAAAGCCTGGCTCCTGGAGAAGGGCTTCTGA